One genomic region from Pseudomonas hormoni encodes:
- a CDS encoding acyltransferase family protein → MHTFGSRRDIDGLRALAVIPVVLFHFGFSTFSGGFVGVDVFFVISGFLITSILFRDISAQHFSFVDFWARRARRIIPALSVVLLVTLALGWLLLTAKDFSELGRTVRYQSLFISNILFMREDGYFQPASDLKPLLHTWSLAVEEQYYIFFPLLMVLLMRHVRHWRWMLFAVLLVSFGLNIAYIERKPDVAFFSLPTRAWELLCGAMLAVLPVRKHAARPWLAQSVGAAGLAAVLLAVFTFDRGTMFPGWAALLPVLGATALIWSGGQGSTWAGQLLSARVFVWIGLLSYSLYLWHWPVYVYANAISIDGIQPWEAAGWMLLALGLAWLSWRFVELPFREKRLLAGRKPVLVGGLMAMAVLAVTGSVVRSQEGFPQRLTGKALEYAQAREWRAGQMKCMLVTKDKKFDKACLLGDNQEVPATRLVWGDSHAAALMPAIESGAKREGRPVWLYSMSACPPILSDDPRQRCKDFNEQTMEQVRRLQIKDVVLASNWSLYVYGREDGDKQVLLNPHDTTAQAEARMAAALKARVAAIREAGAQVWLFKEVPLQRKGAISRLTSLARVGRSAEGLGRPLEEHLARQHFLSGLFDSMSAADPGVHVIDPTPLMCADQVCSIEANGHSKYKDEDHLSDSGSARLSPLFTPMLLGANHN, encoded by the coding sequence ATTTCTGGGCTCGACGTGCACGACGCATCATTCCAGCCTTGAGCGTGGTGCTATTGGTGACGTTGGCACTCGGCTGGTTATTGCTGACGGCCAAGGACTTCTCCGAGCTGGGCAGGACGGTTCGTTATCAGTCGCTGTTCATTTCAAACATTCTGTTCATGCGCGAAGACGGTTACTTCCAACCGGCGTCGGATTTGAAACCGTTGCTTCATACCTGGTCCCTGGCCGTTGAAGAGCAGTACTACATCTTCTTTCCGCTGTTGATGGTGTTGTTGATGCGCCATGTTCGCCATTGGCGCTGGATGCTGTTTGCGGTGCTGCTGGTGTCTTTCGGACTGAATATCGCCTATATCGAGCGTAAACCCGACGTGGCGTTCTTCTCGCTGCCGACACGTGCCTGGGAGTTGTTGTGCGGCGCGATGCTCGCGGTCCTGCCAGTGCGCAAACACGCTGCTCGGCCCTGGCTCGCTCAGTCTGTTGGTGCGGCCGGGTTGGCGGCTGTTCTGCTGGCGGTGTTCACGTTTGACCGGGGAACTATGTTTCCAGGCTGGGCAGCGTTGTTGCCGGTACTCGGTGCCACCGCGCTGATCTGGTCGGGCGGGCAGGGTTCGACCTGGGCCGGCCAGCTATTGAGTGCGCGTGTTTTTGTCTGGATCGGCTTGCTCTCCTATTCCTTGTATCTGTGGCACTGGCCGGTCTACGTCTATGCCAATGCCATTTCGATCGACGGCATTCAGCCCTGGGAGGCTGCTGGCTGGATGCTGCTGGCGCTGGGCCTGGCCTGGTTGAGCTGGCGCTTCGTCGAGCTGCCCTTCCGTGAAAAACGCCTGCTGGCCGGACGCAAGCCCGTGCTGGTCGGCGGCTTGATGGCGATGGCTGTTCTCGCGGTGACGGGTTCCGTCGTGCGCTCGCAGGAGGGTTTTCCTCAGCGCCTGACCGGCAAAGCGCTGGAATATGCGCAGGCCAGGGAATGGCGCGCCGGGCAGATGAAATGCATGCTGGTGACCAAGGACAAGAAATTCGACAAGGCCTGTCTGCTCGGTGACAACCAAGAGGTCCCGGCGACACGACTGGTATGGGGCGACAGCCACGCCGCGGCGTTGATGCCGGCGATCGAAAGTGGTGCCAAGCGTGAAGGGCGCCCGGTGTGGCTTTACAGCATGAGCGCCTGTCCGCCGATCCTCAGTGATGACCCGCGCCAGCGCTGCAAGGACTTCAACGAACAGACCATGGAGCAGGTTCGTCGCCTGCAGATCAAGGATGTGGTGCTGGCCTCCAATTGGAGTCTTTACGTTTACGGTCGTGAAGACGGCGATAAGCAAGTGTTGCTCAACCCGCACGACACTACCGCCCAGGCCGAGGCGCGCATGGCCGCAGCGCTGAAAGCGCGGGTGGCGGCGATAAGGGAAGCGGGCGCGCAAGTCTGGCTGTTCAAGGAAGTGCCGCTGCAGCGCAAGGGCGCCATCAGCCGACTGACCAGCCTGGCCCGGGTCGGGCGTTCGGCTGAGGGGCTGGGGCGTCCGCTCGAAGAGCACCTCGCTCGCCAGCATTTCCTCAGCGGCTTGTTCGATTCGATGAGCGCCGCCGACCCCGGCGTGCATGTCATTGATCCAACGCCACTGATGTGTGCGGACCAGGTCTGCAGCATTGAAGCCAATGGCCATTCGAAGTACAAGGATGAGGATCATCTTTCGGACTCCGGCAGCGCCCGGCTGAGCCCACTGTTTACGCCGATGCTGCTGGGTGCAAATCACAATTGA
- a CDS encoding gamma-glutamylcyclotransferase, translating to MSAIESAFMNLAYPPRLDLGPQLTHEQLLSSMQSTMARHKGGPVWLFAYGSLIWRPECAAVERVRGRVHGYHRGLYLWSHEHRGTPEVPGLVFGLDRGGSCSGFAYRLPEEQLEASLYALWQREMPFPSYRPHWLNCRLEDGSQVQALGFVLERHLPSYAGNLPDHVLSHVFENACGRYGTTRDYVEQTANALRSHAMPDRNLEARLKRCKSKADQAMASRV from the coding sequence ATGAGCGCCATTGAATCTGCTTTTATGAATCTGGCTTACCCTCCGCGGCTCGATCTGGGGCCGCAGCTTACGCACGAACAATTGCTCAGCTCGATGCAGTCGACCATGGCGCGCCACAAGGGTGGGCCGGTCTGGCTGTTCGCTTATGGCTCGCTGATCTGGCGCCCTGAATGCGCGGCGGTTGAACGCGTTCGCGGCCGGGTGCATGGCTATCATCGCGGTTTGTATTTGTGGTCCCACGAACATCGTGGCACGCCGGAAGTGCCGGGGCTGGTGTTTGGTCTGGATCGCGGCGGCTCTTGCAGCGGCTTCGCTTACCGTTTACCCGAAGAACAACTCGAAGCGTCGCTCTACGCACTGTGGCAGCGGGAAATGCCATTTCCGTCCTATCGCCCACACTGGCTCAACTGCCGTCTCGAAGACGGAAGCCAGGTTCAGGCATTGGGATTCGTGTTGGAGCGACACCTGCCCAGCTATGCCGGCAACTTGCCGGATCACGTGCTGAGCCACGTGTTCGAAAACGCTTGCGGGCGTTACGGCACCACCCGCGATTATGTCGAGCAGACCGCCAACGCCCTGCGTAGCCACGCCATGCCAGACCGGAATCTGGAGGCGCGGCTCAAGCGTTGCAAATCAAAAGCCGATCAGGCGATGGCTTCGCGGGTCTGA
- the ubiD gene encoding 4-hydroxy-3-polyprenylbenzoate decarboxylase: MKFKDLRDFVQQLEQRGELKRIQIPVSPVLEMTEVCDRTLRAKGPALLFENPTGYDIPVLGNLFGTPERVAMGMGAEAVSELREIGKLLAFLKEPEPPKGLKDAWSKLPIFRKIIAMAPKVVKDAVCQEVVIEGDDVDLAMLPVQTCWPGDVAPLITWGLTVTKGPNKDRQNLGIYRQQVIGRNKVIMRWLSHRGGALDYREWCEKHPGQPFPVSVALGADPATILGAVTPVPDSLSEYAFAGLLRGNRTELVKCRGNDLQVPATAEIILEGVIHPGEMADEGPYGDHTGYYNEVDSFPVFTVERITHRIKPIYHSTYTGRPPDEPAILGVALNEVFVPILQKQFPEITDFYLPPEGCSYRMAIVTMKKSYPGHAKRVMLGVWSFLRQFMYTKFVIVTDDDINARDWNDVIWAITTRMDPKRDTVMIDNTPIDYLDFASPVSGLGSKMGLDATHKWPGETTREWGRVIVKDDAVTQRIDAIWNQLGID; the protein is encoded by the coding sequence ATGAAATTCAAGGACCTTCGGGATTTCGTGCAGCAACTTGAGCAGCGCGGAGAGTTGAAACGCATCCAGATTCCCGTCTCTCCAGTGCTGGAGATGACGGAAGTCTGCGACCGCACGCTACGGGCCAAAGGCCCGGCGTTGTTGTTCGAGAACCCCACCGGCTACGACATCCCGGTACTTGGCAACCTGTTCGGCACCCCGGAGCGGGTCGCCATGGGCATGGGCGCAGAAGCGGTCAGCGAACTGCGCGAGATCGGCAAACTGCTGGCGTTCCTCAAGGAGCCCGAGCCACCGAAAGGGTTGAAGGACGCCTGGTCGAAGCTGCCCATCTTCCGCAAGATCATCGCCATGGCGCCCAAGGTCGTCAAAGACGCGGTGTGCCAGGAAGTGGTCATCGAAGGCGACGATGTCGATCTCGCGATGCTGCCGGTGCAGACCTGCTGGCCCGGCGATGTCGCCCCGCTGATCACCTGGGGCCTGACCGTCACCAAAGGTCCGAACAAGGACCGCCAGAACCTCGGCATCTACCGTCAGCAAGTGATCGGCCGCAACAAGGTCATCATGCGTTGGCTAAGCCACCGTGGCGGCGCGCTGGATTACCGCGAGTGGTGCGAGAAGCATCCGGGCCAGCCATTCCCGGTGTCCGTGGCGCTGGGGGCTGACCCGGCGACCATTCTTGGCGCCGTGACGCCGGTGCCGGACAGCCTCTCCGAATACGCGTTCGCCGGCCTGCTGCGCGGTAACCGCACCGAACTGGTGAAGTGCCGCGGCAACGACCTGCAAGTGCCGGCCACCGCCGAGATCATCCTCGAAGGCGTGATCCATCCCGGCGAAATGGCCGACGAAGGTCCGTACGGCGATCACACCGGTTACTACAACGAAGTCGACAGCTTCCCGGTGTTCACCGTCGAGCGCATTACCCATCGGATCAAACCGATCTACCACAGCACTTACACCGGCCGTCCGCCGGATGAGCCGGCGATTCTTGGCGTGGCGCTGAATGAAGTGTTCGTACCTATCCTGCAGAAGCAGTTCCCGGAGATCACCGACTTCTACCTGCCGCCCGAAGGCTGCTCGTACCGCATGGCCATCGTGACCATGAAGAAGTCGTATCCCGGCCATGCCAAGCGGGTAATGCTCGGTGTCTGGTCGTTTTTGCGACAGTTCATGTACACCAAGTTCGTTATTGTCACGGACGACGATATCAACGCGCGGGACTGGAACGACGTGATCTGGGCCATCACCACGCGCATGGACCCCAAGCGCGACACGGTGATGATCGACAACACGCCGATCGACTACCTCGATTTCGCCTCGCCGGTCTCCGGCCTGGGTTCGAAAATGGGGCTCGATGCCACGCATAAATGGCCCGGCGAAACCACCCGCGAGTGGGGCCGGGTGATCGTCAAGGATGATGCCGTGACCCAACGGATCGATGCCATCTGGAATCAGTTAGGAATAGATTGA
- a CDS encoding CDP-6-deoxy-delta-3,4-glucoseen reductase, with protein sequence MRVTLQPSGAVLEILPGERILDGARRLGYECPQSCRNGNCHVCAALLVEGRVEQEGGVRDHGEFYTCIAEPLEDCIVLWDGVLARGELPVRSLSCQVIECRDVGGDTWRVSLRAPAGKPPRYHAGQYLLIERENGEKSAFSLASAPHAGRDLQIHVLARESSALSLIEQLQRNSMVRIEMPFGDTHLAELPDGPLVLIAAGTGMGQIHSLIEHCRASGFKHPVHLYWGVRRPEDFYEIEHWDEWLKLPNLFLHKVVSDHCGWPGRCGMLHEAVCEDFPDLKALHVYASGSPAMVYGTLDALVEAGMDAHQMRADVFAYAPRS encoded by the coding sequence ATGCGTGTAACCTTGCAGCCCTCCGGAGCAGTGCTTGAGATTCTGCCCGGCGAGCGGATTCTCGATGGCGCACGGCGTCTGGGCTATGAATGCCCGCAAAGCTGCCGCAACGGCAATTGCCACGTGTGCGCCGCGCTGCTGGTGGAAGGACGGGTCGAACAGGAAGGCGGTGTGCGCGACCATGGCGAGTTCTACACTTGCATAGCAGAGCCGCTGGAAGACTGCATCGTGCTGTGGGATGGCGTGCTCGCGCGGGGAGAACTGCCGGTGCGCAGCTTGTCATGTCAGGTCATTGAGTGCAGGGACGTCGGCGGCGACACCTGGCGCGTGAGCCTGCGGGCGCCGGCCGGCAAGCCGCCGCGCTATCACGCCGGCCAGTACCTGCTGATCGAGCGTGAAAACGGCGAGAAATCCGCTTTCTCCCTGGCCTCGGCACCCCATGCCGGGCGAGATCTGCAAATTCATGTGCTGGCGCGCGAAAGCAGTGCGTTGAGCCTGATTGAGCAACTTCAGCGCAATTCCATGGTGCGGATCGAAATGCCGTTCGGTGATACCCATCTGGCGGAATTGCCGGATGGGCCGTTGGTGCTGATTGCTGCGGGTACGGGCATGGGCCAGATCCACAGCCTGATCGAACATTGCCGGGCCTCGGGCTTCAAGCATCCGGTGCATCTGTATTGGGGGGTGCGTCGTCCCGAAGACTTTTATGAGATCGAACATTGGGATGAATGGCTGAAATTGCCCAATCTGTTCCTGCATAAAGTCGTCAGCGATCACTGTGGCTGGCCGGGGCGTTGCGGCATGCTGCATGAAGCGGTGTGTGAGGATTTCCCGGACCTGAAAGCCTTGCATGTGTATGCCAGCGGCTCTCCGGCCATGGTCTATGGCACGCTGGATGCGCTGGTTGAAGCCGGGATGGATGCTCATCAGATGCGCGCGGATGTGTTTGCGTACGCGCCGCGCTCTTGA